The genome window GCTGGGCTTCGCCTCCAAGTGGAACAACTCCATCTCCGGCGACGAGTACGTCGAGCTGATGACGGCCCAGTAGCCAGCCGCCGCCTCCATGCCCGGGGCCCGGTCATCCTCTCGGGAGGGTGCCGGGCCCTTCGCCTTCCCGGCCCTTCACACCGGGCGGCGCGTCACAACGTCCGCCCGCGCTGTCCGCCCGCGAGGGGGCACCGGCGCTCCTCCGACCACGAGGAGCCATCATGCGAGACCAGGAGACGTACATCGCGGGCACGGGCCGAGCCCCCAGGGCCGACCCCACGCTGCAACAGGGCGCGACGGGCGCCGCCGTCATCGAGCTGCAGACGCTGCTCGCCCGGGCGGGCTTCAGCCCCGGCACCATCGACGGAGACTTCGGCGCGAGGACGAAGACGGCGGTGATGGACTTCCAGCGCGCGCGGGGCCTGGTGGCGGACGGCATCGTCGGCTCGCGCACCTGGGAGGCGCTACGGGCCCCCGCGCCCGCGCCGGTGACGGGCCTGCGCTCGAAGATTGTCGCGGAGGCGCAGTGGGCGGTCGCCAATGCCGGCGGCATCCACTACCAGCAGCTGCGCCCCATGGACGGCCTCGGCCAGCGCCGCAAGCTGCCGCTGAACACGGACTGCTCCGCGTTCGTCACGCTCTGCTACAAGTGGGCGGGCGCGGCGGACCCCAACGGCCTGGGCTACAACGGCCAGGGCTACACCGGCACGCTGCTGGGCCACCTCACCGGCGTCCCGCAGTCGCAGGTGAAGCCAGGGGACCTGTGCCTCTGGGCCCGCAACGGCAAGGGCGAGCACGTGTCCATGGTGCTGGAGCCGGGCAGCGACCCGCTGCTCATCTCCCACGGCGAGGAGTCCGGCCCCTACACCGTCCGCTTCTCCGCCTCCAACCGCTACCACGCGGGCGCCAGCGTCCACTGGCTGCGGCTGCCCTCGGTGGACGGAGCCCGCGAGGCCGCGCCCCAGCTGCGCGGCATGAGGACGGCCCCGCAGGCCCAGGTGAGCGGCGAGACGGACGGGCCCAGCGAGGGCGGACTGGCGCGGGAGGCGGTGCGGGAACCCGTCATCCACTGACGCCCGCCGCGGACAGGAGGGCCCCGGCGCCCGGGCTCGGCTAGAGTCCGGCGCGCACATGGCCGACCGAGCCCGACACACCTCGCGGTGGACGGAAGCGCTGGGCTCGCTCTCGGCGCGGCTGCTGGTGGCGTTCCTCGTCCCCACCCTGCTCTTCGTCGCGGTGGCGGGCACGGCGGTGTACCAGCTGGCGCGCGCGATTCTCGAGGAGGAGCTGGGCACCCACCTGTCCGCCATCGCCGCGGCCACCGCCAGCCAGGTCAACGGCGAGCGCATGCTCACCGTGGAGCCCGGCGACGACCTGGCCGGCACCCGCACCTGGCGCAACCTGGTCCGCACGCTGGAAGGCGTGCGCGAGGCCAGCGGCGTGCGCCGCGTCTACGCCGTGGACGTGCAGGGCCGCGTGCGCGTGGACGTGGGCGGCGCGCTGCCGGTGGGCGTGGAGGTGCCGGAGCTCGCCCGCGACAGGCTGGAGCTGACCCGCGTCTTCGCCGGGGAGCGCGCCGCCAGCCAGGTGCTCTTCACCGGCACCGACGGGCTGCTCTACAAGACGGGCTATGCGCCCGTGCGCCACGAGGGCCGCGTGGTGGGCGCCGTGGGCGTGGAGGGCAGCGCCGTCTTCTTCGTCGCGCTCCAGCGGCTGTCGCGCACCTTCGCCATCATGGGCGCGGTGGCGCTCGGCGCGCTCGCCATCATCGCCCTCGTCACCGCGCGCGGGCTCGCCAGGCCGCTGCGGCGCCTCATGGACTCCGCGCTGCGCATCGGCCGGGGCGACCTGACGACCCCCGTGCCCCCGGAGCCCACGCGCGAAATCGGCGTGCTGGCCCGCGAGCTGGAGGTCATGCGCGGCGCGCTGGAGAGCCGCGACCGGCAGCTCAAGATGATGCTCGCCGGCGTGGCCCACGAGGTGCGCAACCCCATTGGCGGCATCGCCCTCTTCTCCGGCATCCTCCAGGAGGACCTCCAGGCGGGCGCGCACGCCGAGGCCGGCCAGCACGTGGCGCGGATTCAACGCGAGGTGGCCTACCTCCAGCGCATCGTCGAGGACTTCCTCGCCTTCGCCCGCGAGCAGCCGCTGGCCCGCGCGCCGGTGGAGGCCCCCGCGCTCCTGTCCGGCGCCTGCGAGCTGCTGGCCATGGAGGCCAGCACCCGCGACGTCACGGTGGAGGTGGAGGCCGCGCCCGCCGTGCTGGAGGCGGACGGGAGCCTGCTCACCGCCGCGCTCGTGAACCTGGTGAAGAACGCGGTGCAGGCCTCGCCCCCGGGCGGCCGGGTGCGCGTGTCCGGCGCGGCCGCGGAGGGCCGCTACACCATCCAGGTGCGCGACGCCGGGCCCGGCGTGCCCCAGCCCGAGCGCGAGCGCATCTTCGAGCCCTTCTTCACCACGCGCGAGAAGGGCACCGGCCTGGGCCTGCCGCTGGCGCGAAAGATTGCCCTCGCGCACGGAGGCGAGCTGCGCCTCGCCTCCGCGCCGGGAGACACCACCTTCATCCTGACGCTGCCGCTGGGCGCGCAGGACGCGGCCATCACCCCGTCGCGCTGAACTGCCGCGCCATCTCCCCCACCTCGTGGGAGACGGTGGACAGCGTGGCGGTGGCCTCCTGCGTGGACTCCAGGCGCTTGAGCGTGGAGTCCATGATTTGCGACAGGTCACCGATGGCGGTGAAGATTTGCGAGAAGCCGGCGTTCTGCTGCGTCACGGCGGCGGCAATCTGGCGCGCGGCGGCCGAGTTCTCCTGGGAGATGCGCGACAGCTCGCGCAGCGACTCGCCCGAGGCGCGCATCTGGTCCAGGCCGGCGCCGATGGTCTGCACGCCCTGCTCGCCCATCATCGCCGCGTCGCGGATGCCGTGGCTGATTTCCTGGAGGATGCCGCGGATGCGCCGCGTGGCCTGGATGGACTGGTCCGCCAGCCCGCGAATCTCCCGGGCCACCACCGCGAAGCCCTTGCCCTGCTCGCCCGAGCGCGCCGCTTCAATCGCCGCGTTCACCGCCAGCAGGTGCGACTGGTCCGCCAGGTCCTTCACCGTCTCGGTGATGTCGCCAATCTGCGTGGTGCTCTCCGCCAGCCGCATCAGCCGCTGCTGGATGCCGTCCACCGCGCGGCGGATGTCCGCCAGTCCGGTGACGCTCTGCTCCACCGCCGTCTCACCCCGCTGCCCCAGCTCCTCCGCGCGGCGGGCCACGTGCAGCACCGCCTCCGCGCGGTCGGCCGCCATCAGCGACGTGCGCTTGATTTCCTCGGACGTCACCTGCGCCTCGTGGAGCGCCGCCGCCTGACGCACCAGGCTCTGCTGCTGCTCGTCGTTGGCCAGGCGCAGGTGGCTGCCTGCGTCACCCAGCAGGATGGCGGAGGCCTGCAGCGCCCGGGGCAGCTTCTGCAGCTTGGCCAGCACCGCGTTCATCCCCGAGGCCAGGTCGCCAATCTCGTCGGTGGACACCCACGCGGGCGCCGTCACGCTGCCGGCGGACAGCGACTCAATGGCCACGCCCACCGCGCCCGCGCCGTTCGCCTGCCGGCGCGCCAGCAGCCAGGTGGTGATGGCCGGAAGCAGCAGCAGGCCGCCCACCCAGGCCAGGGCGAAGGACAGCTCGCCCGCGAGCGTTCCGCCCATGCCCATCAGCTTGTCCGCCGAGCGCGTCGCGCCCTCCGCCAGCAGCTCCGCGCGCAGCGCGTCCCGCACGCCCAGCAGCTTCACGATGACCACGCACCCGCTCAGCACCAGCGCGGAGAGGATGGAGCCCACGAAGGTGAACGGCAGGAACCACGCCTGCCGGGGCCAGAAGAAGCCGCCGCCCCGCAGCGCCACCGTCGGGTCCTTGCGCTGCTCCTCCAGCGCCACCGGCAGCAGCAGCCGCTCCAGCGTGACGCAGATGGGGAAGCCCAGCAGCACGCCGCAGCACGTGCCGATGATGGTGCCCAGCACGACGAGGAACAGCTCCTTCTCCCACAGGAGGCACACGTGGAGGCTGAACCAGAAGCCCCCCAGCGTCCACGCCACCCACGAGGAGGCCATGGCCGCGCGCAGCGGCAGGCGGAGGATGCGCTCCAGCCGCGCACCGGGCCGGTCCTCGGGCCCCACGCGCAGCGCGCTGCCCACCAGCAGGCGCATCACCATGGCGGGGTAGACGATGCCCAGGCCCACGACGATGGGCGGCAGCACCCACGCCACCGCCTTCACGCCCTCCCAGCCGGCCACCCCCATGGTCATCCCATTGAGGTACGCGGCAATGGGCG of Pyxidicoccus xibeiensis contains these proteins:
- a CDS encoding peptidoglycan-binding domain-containing protein, which produces MRDQETYIAGTGRAPRADPTLQQGATGAAVIELQTLLARAGFSPGTIDGDFGARTKTAVMDFQRARGLVADGIVGSRTWEALRAPAPAPVTGLRSKIVAEAQWAVANAGGIHYQQLRPMDGLGQRRKLPLNTDCSAFVTLCYKWAGAADPNGLGYNGQGYTGTLLGHLTGVPQSQVKPGDLCLWARNGKGEHVSMVLEPGSDPLLISHGEESGPYTVRFSASNRYHAGASVHWLRLPSVDGAREAAPQLRGMRTAPQAQVSGETDGPSEGGLAREAVREPVIH
- a CDS encoding sensor histidine kinase — protein: MADRARHTSRWTEALGSLSARLLVAFLVPTLLFVAVAGTAVYQLARAILEEELGTHLSAIAAATASQVNGERMLTVEPGDDLAGTRTWRNLVRTLEGVREASGVRRVYAVDVQGRVRVDVGGALPVGVEVPELARDRLELTRVFAGERAASQVLFTGTDGLLYKTGYAPVRHEGRVVGAVGVEGSAVFFVALQRLSRTFAIMGAVALGALAIIALVTARGLARPLRRLMDSALRIGRGDLTTPVPPEPTREIGVLARELEVMRGALESRDRQLKMMLAGVAHEVRNPIGGIALFSGILQEDLQAGAHAEAGQHVARIQREVAYLQRIVEDFLAFAREQPLARAPVEAPALLSGACELLAMEASTRDVTVEVEAAPAVLEADGSLLTAALVNLVKNAVQASPPGGRVRVSGAAAEGRYTIQVRDAGPGVPQPERERIFEPFFTTREKGTGLGLPLARKIALAHGGELRLASAPGDTTFILTLPLGAQDAAITPSR
- a CDS encoding methyl-accepting chemotaxis protein; the protein is MSAEDRDIRDYRWRALRVFMVWVLPVAPIAAYLNGMTMGVAGWEGVKAVAWVLPPIVVGLGIVYPAMVMRLLVGSALRVGPEDRPGARLERILRLPLRAAMASSWVAWTLGGFWFSLHVCLLWEKELFLVVLGTIIGTCCGVLLGFPICVTLERLLLPVALEEQRKDPTVALRGGGFFWPRQAWFLPFTFVGSILSALVLSGCVVIVKLLGVRDALRAELLAEGATRSADKLMGMGGTLAGELSFALAWVGGLLLLPAITTWLLARRQANGAGAVGVAIESLSAGSVTAPAWVSTDEIGDLASGMNAVLAKLQKLPRALQASAILLGDAGSHLRLANDEQQQSLVRQAAALHEAQVTSEEIKRTSLMAADRAEAVLHVARRAEELGQRGETAVEQSVTGLADIRRAVDGIQQRLMRLAESTTQIGDITETVKDLADQSHLLAVNAAIEAARSGEQGKGFAVVAREIRGLADQSIQATRRIRGILQEISHGIRDAAMMGEQGVQTIGAGLDQMRASGESLRELSRISQENSAAARQIAAAVTQQNAGFSQIFTAIGDLSQIMDSTLKRLESTQEATATLSTVSHEVGEMARQFSATG